TTGCAGATAGGCGATAAACGGCGCGATGGTTACCGCAATGAAGTATCCTAGGAACGCGAGCGCGCCCAGAGCGAAGATCGGCGCGATCACCACGAGCGTCGCGTCGTCCGGCACGTGATGCGCGCGCCAGACGATTCCCCACGTTAGAAATGAAAAAAACGCCATACCGATGAGCGGCTCGATGGCGATCGCCATCCGCCCGGTCAGCCCGCACCACACGACGCGACGCTCCCGTTCGGTCCACGGCCGTTGCGCCAGCAACTTCGTGCTGCGATTGAATTCGCGCGTTTTCATCGCGGCGCGGCACGCTCGACGATCGCCGCAAACGACGTTGACGAGCGAAGCGTTCCCAGGGTGCGGTCTGCGTCGCCGTTGAGGCGGCTCGCGATGAAAGCATCGGAGACGGCAGCGGGAGCGTGCGCTAACAAGAGCGCCCCCTGCCAGAGCAACGCCATGCGTTCCACGATCGATCGAGCGTGGAGTTCGAGCGAAGGGCCGTCGCGGAGCAGCAGCTCTAAGGCTTTTGCCGACGGCGCGAAGCGTGCATCGGACATTGCGGGCGCGAGCTCCTCGCGAAACGCTTCCAGCGCCTCCGGCTGTTTGCGCACGATCCGCAGGACGTCGAGCGCGTTGATATTGCCCGAACCCTCCCAGATGGAATTGAGAGGCGCTTCGCGATAGAGGCGGGGCAGGATCGATTCTTCCACGTACCCGTTGCCGCCGAGCGATTCCAGCGCTTCGGCGACGAGCATCGGCGCGCGCTTGCAGACGAAGTACTTTCCAAGCGCGGTACCGATGCGCTTGAGGGCCGCCGCGCGCGGATCGGTCGCCGACTCATCGATGGTACGGGCTATGCGAAGGAACAGGGCGGTTGCAGCCTCCGATTCGAGTGCCAGATCGGCCAGTACGTTACGCATCAACGGGTGATCGACCAACTTCGCTCCGAAGGTTTCGCGATAGGTCGCGTGATGGATCGCTTGCGCGAGCGCGTGGCGAATGCCGCTCGCCGAGCCGATGATGCAATCCAAGCGCGTCTGATTGACCATTTCGACGATGGTGCGGACGCCGCGCCCGTCTTCGCCGATCATCCATGCGTGCGTTCCCTCCAACTCGATCTCGCCCGAGGCATTGCTGCGATTGCCGAGCTTCTCTTTGAGGCGCAGGATCGCGAACGGATTGCGGGTTCCATCCGGCAACACGCGCGGCACGAAGAAACATCCCAAGCCGGCATCGGTCTGCGCGAGCATCAAAAACGCATCGCTCATCGGCGCCGAGCAGAACCACTTATGCCCCGTCAGGACGTATTCGGCGCCGGAGCCGCGCGCCGTGCCCGCCGCAAGCGCGCGCGTTTGATTGGCCCGAACGTCGGAACCGCCTTGCTTCTCGGTCATGCCCATGCCGCACAGCGCGCTGGTTTTTTGCGCGATCGGCAGCAGTCGCGGGTCGTACGAGGGCGCGCAGAGTCGCGGTTCCCAAAGTTGCGCGATCGAAGGCTCGCTGCGCAGCGCGGGGATGGCCGCATACGTCATGGACACGGGGCATCCGTGCCCGGCCTCCACTTGCGACCACACGAAAAATTTCGCGGCGCGGCTGACGTGCGCGTAGGGTTTGGGATCGTTCCATGGAGCGGCGTGGAGCCCGTGCGTCGTCGCGTGATGCAAGAGCACGTGCCATGCGGGATGGAAACGCACTTCATCGATGCGATTGCCGAAGCGGTCGTGCGTGTGGAGTTCGGGGACGTACGCGTTCGCGTCGAAGCCGAGTTGGATCGTTTCGGGATGTCCGGCGAGCGCACCGAACGCGCGCAATTCTTCCGCGTCAGCGCCGCGCGTTTCGCGGGCGACGCCTTCGACGAGTGCTCGATCGCTCGAGAAGAGATCGATATGCTCGAACGGAGGTGGCTGATTTGCTACGACGTGCGTTGCCATGCCGGTAGGTTCCCTAAGCGGTTATGCCGCTTCCTCGATAGGAGAGGTGCGCTCGCTTTCGCGTGGCTTGAGGGTGGTCGTGATCGCCAATGCAAGCAGCGCGACCCCGCAGAACGCAAGATAGGCATTTCGGTAGCCGGCCAACTCGTTGGTCGAAGCGGTCATGATGCCGCCCGCCATCGAACTCCCGATAATCTGGCCGACGATGAGCGCCTGGCTTAGCAGCCCAACGGCCGTGGCGCGGGTCCGATTATGCGTTTCGTTGGTGATGATGTACCGGGTTGGGGCGCCTAGGAGCGCTCCGAATCCACAACCTGCGACGAGCATGGCGAGCAGCGCGATCCAGAGTGACGAGAAGCCCAGGGCAAAGATCGCTAGGCCCACCTCGGTGAGGATCGTTCCGGCCAGCAGCACGTTGCGGCTGCCGATGCGGTCGAGCGCGCGCCCCGATATCGGAATGACGGCGACAAAGACCAGCGCGCCGAGCGCCGCCACCAAGCCGGCCACCGCGTACGAGAGGCCTTGCGCGCCGATCAGCACGGTCGGAATGAAGAACAGCGAGCCTTCGAGCATCCCGATCGCGATTTCGAGGAGATAGGTCTTCGCAAGTTGCGGCGTCGTGAAGAGCCGGCTGGGGACGATGGGATTCTCGACCACGCGCTCCCAGAACCAGAACCCCGCCAACACCAACGCTCCCGCGATCGCGGTTATAGGGTGAGCGGTGGTGAGGCCGTCCATCAGGAGCAATAGGCCGCCGCAGAGCAAGCCCAGGCCGAGCACGTCGAGGGGCCCTCGTACGCGCGGCGCGACCGCCGGCACCAGCTTGCGCGCGTAGAAGATGACGATTGCG
This Candidatus Dormiibacterota bacterium DNA region includes the following protein-coding sequences:
- a CDS encoding MFS transporter, with translation MKRSIAGHDLDRSALPLLLTLGLGVFAGALDLSVLSPALPALALAFNVQTGDLAWIFTLYLLVTVASIAIASTLADRYGRRPIYIACVLLFALGSLIAVTAQNFPMFLLARAIQALGAGGIFPVATAAIGDAVPAQRRGAALGLVAATWGLAAVIGPTVGGLVTHFVSWRWIFAANFPLAAIVIFYARKLVPAVAPRVRGPLDVLGLGLLCGGLLLLMDGLTTAHPITAIAGALVLAGFWFWERVVENPIVPSRLFTTPQLAKTYLLEIAIGMLEGSLFFIPTVLIGAQGLSYAVAGLVAALGALVFVAVIPISGRALDRIGSRNVLLAGTILTEVGLAIFALGFSSLWIALLAMLVAGCGFGALLGAPTRYIITNETHNRTRATAVGLLSQALIVGQIIGSSMAGGIMTASTNELAGYRNAYLAFCGVALLALAITTTLKPRESERTSPIEEAA
- a CDS encoding acyl-CoA dehydrogenase family protein, which translates into the protein MATHVVANQPPPFEHIDLFSSDRALVEGVARETRGADAEELRAFGALAGHPETIQLGFDANAYVPELHTHDRFGNRIDEVRFHPAWHVLLHHATTHGLHAAPWNDPKPYAHVSRAAKFFVWSQVEAGHGCPVSMTYAAIPALRSEPSIAQLWEPRLCAPSYDPRLLPIAQKTSALCGMGMTEKQGGSDVRANQTRALAAGTARGSGAEYVLTGHKWFCSAPMSDAFLMLAQTDAGLGCFFVPRVLPDGTRNPFAILRLKEKLGNRSNASGEIELEGTHAWMIGEDGRGVRTIVEMVNQTRLDCIIGSASGIRHALAQAIHHATYRETFGAKLVDHPLMRNVLADLALESEAATALFLRIARTIDESATDPRAAALKRIGTALGKYFVCKRAPMLVAEALESLGGNGYVEESILPRLYREAPLNSIWEGSGNINALDVLRIVRKQPEALEAFREELAPAMSDARFAPSAKALELLLRDGPSLELHARSIVERMALLWQGALLLAHAPAAVSDAFIASRLNGDADRTLGTLRSSTSFAAIVERAAPR